Proteins from one Haliaeetus albicilla chromosome 4, bHalAlb1.1, whole genome shotgun sequence genomic window:
- the NXPH2 gene encoding neurexophilin-2, producing MVHLQPLPLVVVQGVLQLVFCDANQVVQATDVLDWEDKDAAETLVDNVVHSRIINPLRLFVKPSPVLKHGQVSYSDSIENFWDWLSNITEVQESLARTKRRPIVKTGKFKKMFGWGDFHSNIKTVKLNLLITGKIVDHGNGTFSVYFRHNSTGLGNVSVSLVPPSKVVEFESSPQSTLETKESKSFNCRIEYEKTDRAKKTALCNFDPSKICYQEQTQSHVSWLCSKPFKVICIYIAFYSVDYKLVQKVCPDYNYHSETPYLSSG from the coding sequence GTATTTTGTGATGCTAATCAAGTCGTACAAGCCACAGATGTGCTGGACTGGGAAGACAAGGATGCTGCAGAGACATTGGTTGACAACGTGGTCCACTCCAGGATCATCAATCCTTTACGCCTGTTTGTTAAGCCATCTCCAGTACTGAAACACGGCCAGGTGTCCTACTCAGACAGCATAGAAAACTTTTGGGATTGGTTGTCCAACATCACGGAGGTTCAGGAATCTCTCGCACGAACTAAACGCAGACCTATAGTAAAAACCGGGAAATTCAAGAAAATGTTTGGATGGGGCGACTTCCACTCTAACATCAAAACTGTTAAGCTCAACCTCCTGATTACAGGGAAAATCGTCGATCACGGCAATGGGACCTTCAGTGTTTATTTCCGACATAACTCCACAGGTCTGGGAAATGTTTCCGTAAGCCTGGTGCCACCTTCCAAGGTGGTTGAGTTTGAATCATCTCCACAGTCAACACTGGAGACCAAGGAATCCAAGTCCTTCAACTGCCGCATTGAGTATGAAAAAACAGACCGCGCTAAAAAAACTGCCTTGTGCAATTTCGACCCTTCAAAGATCTGCTATCAAGAGCAGACTCAAAGCCATGTCTCCTGGTTGTGTTCCAAACCATTTAAAGTTATCTGCATTTACATTGCTTTTTACAGCGTAGATTACAAACTGGTGCAAAAGGTCTGTCCTGATTATAATTACCATAGTGAGACTCCGTACTTGTCCTCTGGCTGA